A stretch of the Ostrea edulis chromosome 9, xbOstEdul1.1, whole genome shotgun sequence genome encodes the following:
- the LOC125658632 gene encoding lactosylceramide 1,3-N-acetyl-beta-D-glucosaminyltransferase-like, producing the protein MHLKWYIFLLTTNTVIVILFYGALRFSNDTHRSTNMYEGLWLRRERGIPEKCEKDIELLILIPSSIWNFKQREAVRETWGNKNSTDAKTKLVFLIGKVHDDGYRKRFEEEEKSYRDILQRDIMESYAGLTKKSIALLKWAHLNCPTVKYALKADDDTFINIQNLVNLLRKLKPTNSILGILKSNAIPSRDKGSKWYVSKEQYPKTRYPPYTRGSAYIITGDIITPLYNSTSTVPSLFREDVFITGICRKEIGADVINLSGFDSSSILPEEKIFYARITGHHYSPRDIKEMWKELLNGESTSTVSRGLIQL; encoded by the coding sequence ATGCATTTAAAGTGGTATATATTTCTCCTGACAACAAACACTGTCatagttattttattttacggAGCTCTTCGTTTCTCGAATGACACCCATAGGTCCACAAACATGTACGAAGGCCTTTGGTTAAGAAGAGAAAGAGGGATTCCAGAAAAATGTGAAAAGGACATAGAATTACTAATACTAATTCCAAGTTCAATTTGGAATTTCAAACAGAGAGAGGCCGTGAGGGAAACATGGGGAAATAAAAATAGCACCGATGCCAAGACAAAACTGGTGTTTCTGATAGGAAAAGTTCATGATGACGGGTATCGAAAGAggtttgaggaagaagaaaaaagttaCAGAGATATACTGCAACGGGACATCATGGAATCTTACGCAGGTCTTACCAAAAAGTCTATTGCACTGTTAAAATGGGCTCACTTAAACTGTCCGACCGTGAAGTATGCCCTCAAGGCTGATGACGACACGtttataaatattcaaaatttggtGAATCTGTTACGAAAATTGAAGCCAACTAATTCAATACtaggaatattaaaatcaaatgcGATACCTTCCCGAGACAAAGGATCAAAGTGGTATGTTTCCAAGGAACAATATCCAAAAACTAGGTATCCTCCGTATACAAGGGGAAGTGCTTATATAATAACCGGTGATATCATTACACCGTTATACAATTCTACAAGCACCGTGCCTTCCTTATTCAGAGAAGATGTTTTCATTACTGGGATATGTCGGAAAGAAATTGGCGCAGACGTCATTAATCTTTCTGGTTTTGACTCGAGTTCGATACTACccgaagaaaaaatattttatgctcGGATAACCGGGCATCATTATTCTCCTCGAGACATAAAAGAAATGTGGAAAGAACTTCTAAATGGAGAATCGACATCGACAGTATCTAGGGGATTAATACAGTTATAA